DNA from Tripterygium wilfordii isolate XIE 37 chromosome 15, ASM1340144v1, whole genome shotgun sequence:
AGCTTCACAAGATATTATGCATGCACTATTTTTGCGAGAGTGCTTCTTTGCGATTGCATCATGAAATTATTGTACATATATCTAACTTGTCCCTATTGCTTGatttatcatttttaatttgAGTAACGTACTCTACAGGGATCAGGATGCAATTACTTCAAATCAGTCACTGAGAATTCTTTCAAACTTGGTTGCAGCAAGTGCCATCAATTCTAGCCGACTAGTTGATGAAATAATTTGTGAACTTCTTGATTTCTTGTCTGTCTTGGTCAGCTTGAGATTATCTGAACTTGATGACTCTTTAGCAAAGGTATATTGTTACTGTTGAAATTTGTTTAGAAATTCCGAATGATCGTTTTTGTATTTTCACGATGCCATATAATTCGCTATTGTGAAAGTAGTATATGTGGTTCGTTCCGAAGTTAGAAATATAGTATTAAACTTGTGCATTTCGATTTTCCTTTGCATTCACTTTCTATAAAATATAATCTTATCTATTGTGATCATACCCTTAAAGTTGCATTAAGATATATGTCCATCACGCCTCTTCCATATAGGGGTAAGGCTGTGTTGATCTTGCCCTTCCCCAATTGTTTTTCCAGTAtgagaattttatgcattgaagttgtttaaccCCTTTCATGTCTAACCCTTTTCCAAATAAATTGATGTTTGCTCACCTAGGCATAGCTTTTCCTTGCTATTATGAGATGCTTTCTGATTTACTGCAGAGATTTTGTATTGCTTTTAGTTTGGTGATGGCtgatgaaattttgattttcttttattcttgttGCAGAGCTTTTCAATAGTCAAAATGTTGGTAGAGAATGGTAAAAATGGCATTGCAAGTTCATATTTCAGTCACTGGGTTGCCATAGCTGAACTTTTCTCACAGGTCACTATTCCGTTTACTTGTCTTaccaatatttgtatttttgtatttcCTCTGGCTTTGATAATGATTATGATAGAGTTacatgggtacaacctagaggtcacgagTTCAATCCCAGGAAACAGTttccccacatattatgtggtggTATTATggtaaggtctgtgtacatcCTGCCTGTCTCGACCCTGCCCTCTGCGGTAGCCTTGTgaacgggagttgtttacctttaatGATGACGTATTCATGGCTCATTCATGTTTTTGAATGTATAGGTCGTTGCATGCAATGAAGATCCCTCTGGAAAAGTTCTGCATGAGTCCAGTGCATGTGTTTCAATCATACTATCTAGGGTATCCCAGGGTCTTAAAGCAACTTCTGCGACGCTGGCTCCCGAGGAAGGTTCTGTTGCTTCCACAGCAAAGGAAACATTGAAACAGATTTTGGATCATACTGTTACCTCTGGATTAGTGGATCATTTGTGTCTCTGCTTAGCAACTTCTGGCCAAAGTCTCATATCAGGTTCTTCTAACATGTTGCGTGCGGCTTATGAAGCTTGTCGAGCTATCTGGTCACTGATAGATGGGCTGGAAACTCTTCACATGAAAGAAAAAGCCTATTTATTTCCATTAGATGCTTTACGTCATGCCTTACTCCAACCTGATATTAGGGACTATGAACTAGGTTCATTTGTTGGGACTGAATCCATAAGAATTGTTGATGCAGTGACGAGAGTATTCCTTACATCAAAAGCTGTGCAGGTTTCTATTTACTATTGCCTTCACCAACGTGTGGAGGCTGTACTCTCATGTAGTATtcaggtatttttttttcccattctgATCTTTGAAATTCCTATCTCCAGGATCAACTGAAGAAGATAGATTTGCTGAAATTTCTTCAGAATAGTAAACAAATTTTCCTTAGAcgttatattatttatttgtacTTCAGTCACATCTAAAGTCTTTAGCTCTCATATAATTTGCATacttattaaaattttaaaatgttttcagCTCATGACAAGGTGCTGTATGCAAAATGCAAATGTTCCAAATGTTCTTTGCGGCTTGCCCAGCTCCCTCCCCGTTACAACTGTTGTCAGTGGTGGAGGGGATGGCACTATTATTTCAGAGATATTTTCTGTTTTATCTTTATGTGCTTCATCAATGAACAAAGATCCTCAATCAGGTGACCAAAACAACTTGAAGTCCAAGTTAACCAATCCTTCTGCGATTGTTCTGCGTGCTTGCTATCTGATTGCAACAATTGCTCAATGTTTGAAGTCAAATGGAAGAAATTCGGCATTATTTATGCTTACAACCTCCCAAAAGAAGCAGCTTTCTAGACTTTCGATCCTTTCTCATCATTTTTCCTCAGAAGATAGAGTACAAAATGTGTGTCCCTTACATTGCACATCGGCTATGCTGGCAGTTGCATCCATTTTATACCTTGAAAGTGGAGCATCTTTTGAGTCTTCTGTCTCTGAGATTGCAGTGCCTTTGATTCCTCGAACTGCAACACTTTGTGATCTCCTCAAGATTTCAACATGCAGTGAAAATGCAGTAGGCACTAACAATTCAAATAGTGCTCTGTCACACTGGCATGGTCTTAGGGATGGATGTGTTGGACTGCTAGAATCCAGGTTAAAGTGGGGTGGACCATTAGCTGTCCAGCAGTTATGTGCAAGTGGTATCCCTCAGCTTTTGATTGATTTGTTAGCCAAGATAAAGTCTTCTTCTCAACTAGTTGACAgcacaaaggatcaaattgGATTGTCTCCAATTGGGGTTGTATGGACACTTTCATCAATCTGTCACTGCCTCTCGGGTGGAGCTCAGATATTCCGTCAGGTTTTGGTCAGGAGTGAACACATCAAGATTATCACTGAATTGATATCTGATGTGCATCTCAAGCTAGTAAAATGCTGGGGTGGGCCAGGTGGAGGGAATGACGGAATCAGAGATATAATTAATGCAGTGGTTGATCTTTTAGCATTTCCATTTGTGGCTCTTCAAAATGCTCCAGGATTGCCATCGGCCACTGCTTCTGTAAATGGTGGCTTCCTTCTGAACATGGGGTCGCCTGGTGGGAGAGTGTGCATGGAAGACAAGGACATGACAAAAGCAATTGAGGAAGACATGGGAAAGTTTATAAAAATTATTCGGGAGGTGAATCCTCTCTCTAGTCCATCTCTTTtgcaacttttcttttttcctggtTTTGGAGTCAAACATTGCGATAGTCATTTTATAttgtgatattttaatttttaaatccGCCAAGAAACTTATTTATTAGTTATGAAAGTAATTACTGTCTCGTGGCATTACATTGATTGACATGAATGTGAGACTAATTTGCTTTCTTGACTGCTGGCAAAATGGACTCTTTGCTCCATTATTGTCCACAAGCACTGAAAATTTCTTATCTGGTTATATTTATGACAATTGTTCAGCAGATATATTGTGGAAAAGACACATCCCGCTTTCTTTGGGAAAGGATATTAAAATAGTTGGCCTTTCCATCTCTACTGCACTCATACATGATCCTTATGTAGTTGCCTCTGAAAATTTCAGGTGGGAGTGCCAAGTGCAATACTTCGATGCTTGGAACATGTGGAGTCAAAAGATTTGGGAAGGCCAGTTGCCTTTGTTGCCAAAATGATGGGTCATCGTACACTTGCAGTTCAACTTGTCAGCAAAGGCCTGTTGGACCCCAACAGAATGACAATGCTGCTCGATTGTTCAGCTCCAAGGGAGGTTACATTGGATGTCCTGATGATAATTTCTGATCTTGCTAGAATGGATAAGGTTGTTTCTAAGCCCAAGGTTCCTTCTGCTTATGGAAGTAAAAAACTATTGTTTTCCCACATCCTTGCCTTCATGTCTTTACTTCACCATATCATTAACCTTCCACTGGCCTTGGATTAGATTTTCTTCGTTGCAGACTTTATTGTAGTCGTCAGGGAAATCTTGTCTTATTGTGTCACTCTTTTTATTggctttattttcatttttagttcACCTATATTAATTCAACGAAAATTTTAGACCAGTGATCATATTTTGAGGATTCTTTTGGGTCACAGATTTAGAATTGTCCTCCTCTGAAATTACCATCTTCTTGCAATTTTCCTTCTCTATTTCTCTATTTCAATATGTTCACCAAGGTTTGGACTGAACTTTCAACTTTAATCTCTATTCACTTGTCTCTTTAGGGCCCAGTTCATGGTTGGCAGTAATTcttatttgaaattacatagGAATGAGTTatagtgaaattttttttattcttggaAGAATTAATGCTCGGTGACATTGTTTTAATTACATGGAACTCATTATAATCCAAATCCCCTTGCATTACCTCCAAAAAATTACCATTTGTCTCTGTCCAATGAAGGCCTTTTCTAGTTTGTGTTTTATGATCTTGAACTTTGCTAAAGTTGAACCAGCTTTAGAAACTAAAGGAAGAGGTTAATCTTCCTACATTCTGCTATGGAAGttttatagaaaaagaaaattataatatgATAATCTTTTAGCTGGCTGAGGTATCAAATCTTTCAAAGGTATGAGCTGAGAGTCGGAGGTGCCCATTCATATATGCATAATTGAGAAAGCCACCATTGTTCGCTGCAATGGAAAGCATGTACTAGTATCATGTTTAATGTTGTGCATGTAGAAAGTGAAAAATAGAAACCAAAATTTTGTGATATTGGAAGAACTATAGTTCTGTTTGATTATATTGTATTTTATGTCAAGCAGGGTTTCTATGAGGTGATCAATGGGGCTTCTGTACTGGAGTTCTTGAAGGACTTTCTTACCCATGAAGATCCCAACATACGTGCAAAGGCTTGCAGTGCTCTTGGTAACATGTGTAGGCACAGTTCCTACTTCTATAGTTCACTAGTAAGTACTAAAGGAAGTGTTGCAAATGACAGCTTTTAATGTCTAGATCTCTGAAGATATTACAGATTTATTCTTTCCTTGATTGCTGGGACAATTTGGGAGAATACATTTGCATGAGGATTGAATTCTActtgcaaacacacacacactgaATTATGTTCAAATCTATGTCAGCAGATGTGCTTTTATcttataatttttcattttttgttctaGGCAAGACACCACATAATTGGCCTTCTCATTGATCGATGTGCTGATCCTGACAAACGTACACGGAAGTTTGCTTGTT
Protein-coding regions in this window:
- the LOC120016855 gene encoding serine/threonine-protein kinase TIO isoform X2 is translated as MGIVNYHVIELVGEGSFGKVYKGRRKYTGQTVAMKFIMKHGKSEKDIHNLRQEIEILRKLKHENIIEMLDSFESPQEFCVVTEFAQGELFEILEDDKCLPEEQVQQIAKQLVRALNYLHSNRIIHRDMKPQNILIGAGSVVKLCDFGFARAMSTNTVVLRSIKGTPLYMAPELVREQPYNHTADLWSLGVILYELFVGQPPFYTNSVYALIRHIVKDPVKYPDDMSPSFKSFLKGLLNKVPQSRLTWPTLLEHPFVKETSEEMEAREVRATTAVARGFDAAWRAEGNLIQASIGKNNSPVAFEGGITPKNKIDAQQNSPNIAADLSSPHEEFPGFSSPKNVKESGSQTLDRLENNSRTVKGAKIIGQDNEAIAAILQPLKRWAKGPQNSCRDQDAITSNQSLRILSNLVAASAINSSRLVDEIICELLDFLSVLVSLRLSELDDSLAKSFSIVKMLVENGKNGIASSYFSHWVAIAELFSQVVACNEDPSGKVLHESSACVSIILSRVSQGLKATSATLAPEEGSVASTAKETLKQILDHTVTSGLVDHLCLCLATSGQSLISGSSNMLRAAYEACRAIWSLIDGLETLHMKEKAYLFPLDALRHALLQPDIRDYELGSFVGTESIRIVDAVTRVFLTSKAVQVSIYYCLHQRVEAVLSCSIQLMTRCCMQNANVPNVLCGLPSSLPVTTVVSGGGDGTIISEIFSVLSLCASSMNKDPQSGDQNNLKSKLTNPSAIVLRACYLIATIAQCLKSNGRNSALFMLTTSQKKQLSRLSILSHHFSSEDRVQNVCPLHCTSAMLAVASILYLESGASFESSVSEIAVPLIPRTATLCDLLKISTCSENAVGTNNSNSALSHWHGLRDGCVGLLESRLKWGGPLAVQQLCASGIPQLLIDLLAKIKSSSQLVDSTKDQIGLSPIGVVWTLSSICHCLSGGAQIFRQVLVRSEHIKIITELISDVHLKLVKCWGGPGGGNDGIRDIINAVVDLLAFPFVALQNAPGLPSATASVNGGFLLNMGSPGGRVCMEDKDMTKAIEEDMGKFIKIIREVGVPSAILRCLEHVESKDLGRPVAFVAKMMGHRTLAVQLVSKGLLDPNRMTMLLDCSAPREVTLDVLMIISDLARMDKGFYEVINGASVLEFLKDFLTHEDPNIRAKACSALGNMCRHSSYFYSSLARHHIIGLLIDRCADPDKRTRKFACFAIGNAAYHNDLLYDELGRSIPQLAKLLLSAEEDKTKANAAGALSNLVRNSNKLCEDIISKGALKALLKLVADCSAIALNPSRNDTVNESPLKIALFSLAKMCAHTPCRQFLRSSELFPVVGRLRQSPEPTIANYASVILSKVADA
- the LOC120016855 gene encoding serine/threonine-protein kinase TIO isoform X1, which codes for MGIVNYHVIELVGEGSFGKVYKGRRKYTGQTVAMKFIMKHGKSEKDIHNLRQEIEILRKLKHENIIEMLDSFESPQEFCVVTEFAQGELFEILEDDKCLPEEQVQQIAKQLVRALNYLHSNRIIHRDMKPQNILIGAGSVVKLCDFGFARAMSTNTVVLRSIKGTPLYMAPELVREQPYNHTADLWSLGVILYELFVGQPPFYTNSVYALIRHIVKDPVKYPDDMSPSFKSFLKGLLNKVPQSRLTWPTLLEHPFVKETSEEMEAREVRATTAVARGFDAAWRAEGNLIQASIGSAFPSPQSKNNSPVAFEGGITPKNKIDAQQNSPNIAADLSSPHEEFPGFSSPKNVKESGSQTLDRLENNSRTVKGAKIIGQDNEAIAAILQPLKRWAKGPQNSCRDQDAITSNQSLRILSNLVAASAINSSRLVDEIICELLDFLSVLVSLRLSELDDSLAKSFSIVKMLVENGKNGIASSYFSHWVAIAELFSQVVACNEDPSGKVLHESSACVSIILSRVSQGLKATSATLAPEEGSVASTAKETLKQILDHTVTSGLVDHLCLCLATSGQSLISGSSNMLRAAYEACRAIWSLIDGLETLHMKEKAYLFPLDALRHALLQPDIRDYELGSFVGTESIRIVDAVTRVFLTSKAVQVSIYYCLHQRVEAVLSCSIQLMTRCCMQNANVPNVLCGLPSSLPVTTVVSGGGDGTIISEIFSVLSLCASSMNKDPQSGDQNNLKSKLTNPSAIVLRACYLIATIAQCLKSNGRNSALFMLTTSQKKQLSRLSILSHHFSSEDRVQNVCPLHCTSAMLAVASILYLESGASFESSVSEIAVPLIPRTATLCDLLKISTCSENAVGTNNSNSALSHWHGLRDGCVGLLESRLKWGGPLAVQQLCASGIPQLLIDLLAKIKSSSQLVDSTKDQIGLSPIGVVWTLSSICHCLSGGAQIFRQVLVRSEHIKIITELISDVHLKLVKCWGGPGGGNDGIRDIINAVVDLLAFPFVALQNAPGLPSATASVNGGFLLNMGSPGGRVCMEDKDMTKAIEEDMGKFIKIIREVGVPSAILRCLEHVESKDLGRPVAFVAKMMGHRTLAVQLVSKGLLDPNRMTMLLDCSAPREVTLDVLMIISDLARMDKGFYEVINGASVLEFLKDFLTHEDPNIRAKACSALGNMCRHSSYFYSSLARHHIIGLLIDRCADPDKRTRKFACFAIGNAAYHNDLLYDELGRSIPQLAKLLLSAEEDKTKANAAGALSNLVRNSNKLCEDIISKGALKALLKLVADCSAIALNPSRNDTVNESPLKIALFSLAKMCAHTPCRQFLRSSELFPVVGRLRQSPEPTIANYASVILSKVADA